A stretch of Blautia liquoris DNA encodes these proteins:
- the cysK gene encoding cysteine synthase A, with the protein MSGKIYNNAVELIGKTPLMYAENFGKKLDLKAKLLVKLEYLNPAGSVKDRIAKSMIEEAQKNGKLKPGYTIIEPTSGNTGIGLASIAAAKGYKLILTMPETMSVERRNILKAYGAEIVLTDGTKGMKGAIAKAKELANEVADSYIPGQFDNPANPKSHRETTGPEIWNDSDGAVDFLVAGIGTGGTLTGAGEFLKIRKPEIQIVGVEPASSPVLTKGESGPHKIQGIGAGFVPKVLNTKICDEIITIENEEAFETSKEFAHAEGILVGISSGAALKAGIQLAKRPENEGKNIVVILPDSGDRYYSTPLFEN; encoded by the coding sequence ATGTCTGGTAAAATTTATAATAATGCTGTGGAACTAATAGGGAAAACTCCCCTTATGTATGCGGAGAACTTTGGAAAAAAACTTGATCTGAAAGCGAAGCTGCTTGTAAAACTGGAGTATCTGAATCCGGCTGGTTCTGTAAAAGATCGTATTGCGAAAAGCATGATTGAAGAGGCCCAAAAGAACGGGAAACTGAAACCGGGTTATACAATTATTGAACCTACTTCTGGGAATACGGGAATCGGGCTGGCATCAATTGCTGCTGCAAAAGGTTATAAACTGATTTTGACGATGCCTGAGACTATGAGTGTTGAAAGAAGAAATATATTAAAAGCTTACGGTGCTGAAATTGTGCTCACTGACGGGACAAAGGGAATGAAAGGTGCCATAGCAAAAGCAAAAGAGCTTGCAAATGAAGTTGCAGACAGCTATATTCCCGGGCAGTTTGACAACCCGGCGAATCCGAAGTCTCACAGGGAGACGACCGGTCCTGAGATCTGGAATGACAGTGACGGAGCCGTTGACTTTCTGGTAGCCGGGATTGGTACCGGCGGAACACTCACAGGTGCCGGAGAGTTTTTAAAGATAAGAAAGCCAGAGATCCAGATTGTAGGTGTTGAGCCTGCATCCTCTCCGGTTCTTACAAAAGGAGAAAGCGGTCCACATAAGATACAGGGAATCGGGGCAGGATTTGTTCCAAAAGTACTTAACACAAAGATTTGTGATGAGATCATTACAATTGAGAATGAAGAGGCATTCGAGACTTCAAAAGAGTTTGCCCATGCAGAGGGAATACTGGTCGGAATATCTTCCGGAGCGGCATTAAAAGCTGGAATCCAACTTGCAAAACGGCCTGAAAATGAAGGAAAGAATATCGTTGTGATTCTTCCGGATAGCGGAGACCGCTATTATTCTACGCCACTCTTTGAGAACTGA
- the dnaK gene encoding molecular chaperone DnaK — translation MGKVIGIDLGTTNSCLAVMEGGESVIVPNAEGERTTPSVVAFTKNRERLVGSVARRQAATNVDRTISSIKREMGTNYRVKIDGKNYTPQEISAFILRKLKKDAENYLGEGVSEAVITVPAYFNDAQRQATKDAGKIAGLNVLRIINEPTAAALAYGLDHGQAQKIMVYDLGGGTFDVSLIEIGDNLIEVLATAGDNHLGGDDFDTRLTDYIVEQYKKTEKVNLTKDSTAMQRVREACEEAKKNLSVQSTATINLPFITTVKGDPKHLEMEITRSRFESLTGDLIERTKEPVQKVLSDAGISASELGMVLLVGGSTRIPAVAEMVSKITGKTPSKNLNPDECVAMGAAIQGAKLSGEIDIGKATDLVLMDVTPLSLSIETMGGVATKIIDRNTTIPNRHSQVFSTAANFQTSVEIKVLQGERKFAKDNTLLGNFKLNGIKRAPAGVPQIEVTFDIDANGIVNVSAKDLGTGKEQSITITSSSNLSDHDIERAIHDADAYESEDTHKMEQMDVLGEAQKEIMEARTFLSDNKKTIDKDKKKEIKSRISSLEKAVRFKKPEKLEDEEALDIKEKTEELKNSI, via the coding sequence ATGGGTAAAGTAATAGGAATTGATTTGGGAACTACAAACAGTTGTCTGGCGGTCATGGAGGGCGGAGAGTCTGTAATTGTGCCAAATGCTGAAGGAGAACGAACCACCCCCTCAGTTGTTGCATTTACTAAAAATAGAGAACGTCTCGTCGGATCTGTGGCGCGACGTCAGGCAGCGACAAATGTTGACCGGACGATTTCTTCAATTAAGAGGGAAATGGGTACAAATTACCGGGTTAAAATTGACGGTAAGAATTATACTCCTCAGGAGATCTCTGCATTTATTCTGCGAAAGCTCAAGAAAGATGCCGAGAACTATCTGGGTGAGGGTGTCAGTGAAGCAGTCATCACGGTTCCGGCATATTTCAATGACGCACAGCGTCAGGCGACGAAAGATGCCGGAAAGATCGCGGGCCTTAATGTTTTGCGAATCATCAATGAACCTACAGCTGCGGCACTCGCGTATGGTCTTGATCACGGACAGGCACAAAAGATTATGGTTTATGATCTGGGCGGTGGTACCTTTGATGTTTCTCTGATCGAGATTGGAGATAATCTGATCGAGGTTCTGGCAACTGCAGGTGACAATCATCTCGGCGGTGATGATTTCGATACTAGACTGACAGACTATATTGTAGAGCAATATAAGAAGACGGAAAAGGTAAACCTGACGAAGGATAGCACCGCCATGCAGCGTGTCCGTGAGGCATGTGAGGAGGCGAAGAAAAATCTCTCTGTCCAGAGTACAGCGACCATTAATCTGCCATTTATCACAACTGTGAAGGGCGATCCAAAACATCTTGAGATGGAAATTACACGTTCCAGATTCGAGTCTCTGACCGGCGATCTGATTGAACGGACAAAAGAACCGGTTCAAAAAGTATTATCGGATGCGGGGATCAGTGCATCCGAGCTTGGAATGGTGCTTTTGGTGGGAGGATCTACCAGAATTCCTGCAGTTGCGGAAATGGTGTCAAAGATAACGGGAAAAACGCCCTCCAAAAATCTGAACCCCGATGAATGTGTGGCAATGGGAGCGGCAATTCAAGGGGCAAAATTAAGCGGCGAAATTGATATCGGCAAGGCCACAGATCTCGTTCTTATGGATGTCACGCCACTTTCTCTTTCTATCGAAACGATGGGCGGTGTTGCGACGAAAATTATCGACCGAAATACAACAATTCCAAACCGCCACAGTCAGGTCTTTTCCACGGCAGCCAACTTTCAGACTTCTGTGGAGATCAAAGTGCTGCAAGGAGAGCGTAAGTTTGCGAAAGACAATACACTTCTCGGCAATTTTAAACTAAACGGAATTAAACGCGCACCTGCAGGTGTGCCTCAAATTGAAGTTACTTTTGATATCGATGCGAATGGGATCGTGAATGTATCTGCAAAGGATCTGGGAACCGGAAAAGAACAGAGTATCACGATCACTTCAAGTTCTAACCTGTCGGATCACGATATCGAGAGAGCAATCCACGATGCAGATGCCTATGAAAGTGAAGATACCCATAAGATGGAACAGATGGATGTCTTAGGTGAGGCTCAGAAAGAAATTATGGAGGCAAGAACATTCCTCTCTGATAACAAAAAGACAATTGACAAAGATAAAAAGAAAGAGATCAAGAGTCGGATTTCTTCCCTGGAAAAGGCTGTTCGCTTCAAAAAACCTGAGAAACTGGAAGATGAAGAAGCCTTGGATATCAAAGAAAAAACAGAAGAATTGAAAAATTCAATCTAA
- a CDS encoding carbohydrate kinase family protein, which translates to MKSYDVTSLGELLIDFTENGKSEQGNCMFEANPGGAPCNVLAMLAKLGYKTSFIGKVGDDFFGNQLKSSLDELNIDAGYLYRDEKIHTTLALVHTDPDGDRDFSFYRNPGADMMLTEDEVPKNRISDSRIFHYGSLSMTHEGVRKATKKAIRIAEDSKAILSFDPNLRPPLWETLDDAKEQILYGLAHCHILKISDNEIQWLTGEDDFTAGVNWIRDRFDIKLILVSMGKEGSRAYCGETMVEVLPFLQKKTIETTGAGDTFGGCILAYVLEHGLDHLTRENLTEMLTFANAAASLITTKKGALRVMPTKEEISALIEYRRNYK; encoded by the coding sequence ATGAAGAGTTATGACGTTACATCTCTAGGTGAATTATTGATTGACTTCACAGAGAACGGAAAAAGTGAACAGGGAAATTGTATGTTTGAGGCAAATCCGGGCGGAGCGCCGTGCAATGTTCTTGCCATGCTGGCAAAACTGGGATATAAAACATCATTTATAGGGAAAGTTGGAGATGATTTTTTTGGAAATCAGCTTAAGAGCTCTTTGGATGAATTAAATATTGATGCCGGCTATCTGTATCGGGACGAGAAGATCCATACGACTCTGGCTTTAGTGCATACCGATCCCGATGGAGACCGGGATTTTTCATTCTACCGTAATCCGGGTGCGGACATGATGCTGACTGAAGATGAAGTTCCAAAGAATCGAATCAGCGACAGCAGAATCTTCCACTATGGAAGTCTTTCTATGACGCATGAGGGTGTGCGAAAAGCCACAAAAAAGGCCATTCGGATTGCTGAGGACTCAAAAGCGATCCTTTCCTTTGATCCCAATTTACGTCCACCGCTGTGGGAGACGCTTGATGACGCAAAAGAGCAGATCCTTTACGGATTGGCTCATTGTCACATTCTTAAAATTTCTGACAACGAGATTCAGTGGCTGACGGGAGAGGATGATTTCACTGCCGGAGTAAACTGGATCCGTGACAGATTCGACATCAAACTGATTCTTGTATCCATGGGAAAGGAAGGCAGCAGAGCGTATTGTGGTGAAACGATGGTAGAAGTATTGCCTTTTTTACAGAAAAAGACCATTGAGACGACAGGGGCCGGAGATACATTCGGCGGATGTATTCTGGCATATGTATTGGAACACGGATTGGATCATCTGACAAGGGAGAATTTGACAGAGATGCTCACATTTGCAAATGCAGCGGCTTCTCTTATCACGACAAAAAAAGGTGCACTTCGCGTAATGCCGACAAAAGAAGAAATATCAGCACTGATAGAATACAGGAGGAATTACAAATAG
- a CDS encoding response regulator transcription factor: protein MKTLLIVEDEKMIRHGIAVMADRSSVEIDEIIECKNGQEAFEILNRRDIDLMFTDIRMPKMDGIELVKETDELKHPPLIVVISGYDDFNYAVEMMKHNVKDYLLKPIKRDQLERVLKDMDRLITDEKEQRKVEVSGFISQLKNYIQNPDGRNNQALKSQFDKVFADQRLTALFFAGSMKELIEPTEPVCFETGGQYLSILPVDRIKSLDFHNSFVGISQPFTGLEGCISAVSEAFAARRHAFLYHLSSHVWSEETDYDQGEKTKDGLASQFVQQFPTERMDKAVANIENLFFQAEHGKIREKDIIDLVYEIENELEKAYKNILTGQQQNLFERRSPFYYKDASEYLTDFTIWMEQLKRCLLEQRGADQNRGKILEATDYMKTHFRENLNMAMVSNYVSMNYSLFSITFKEYTGINFVNYLKNLRINEAKHLLETTEEKVLDIGYQVGYENDKHFLKTFKSICGVSPTEYRKNFEFKKIDKHD, encoded by the coding sequence ATGAAGACTTTACTGATTGTAGAAGATGAGAAGATGATTCGCCATGGAATTGCAGTTATGGCGGACCGCAGCAGTGTTGAGATAGATGAGATTATAGAGTGTAAAAATGGTCAGGAGGCTTTTGAGATTCTGAATAGACGTGATATTGACCTTATGTTCACGGATATTCGGATGCCGAAGATGGATGGAATAGAACTTGTGAAGGAGACAGATGAACTAAAACATCCTCCTCTCATCGTGGTAATCAGCGGTTATGATGACTTTAATTACGCGGTGGAGATGATGAAACACAATGTCAAAGATTATCTTTTAAAACCGATCAAGAGGGATCAGCTTGAGCGGGTTCTTAAGGATATGGACAGATTGATTACGGATGAAAAAGAGCAGAGAAAGGTAGAAGTATCAGGTTTTATCAGCCAGCTGAAAAACTATATTCAGAATCCCGATGGGCGCAATAATCAGGCACTGAAGAGTCAGTTTGACAAGGTATTTGCAGATCAAAGGTTAACTGCGCTGTTCTTTGCGGGAAGTATGAAAGAGCTCATAGAACCCACAGAACCAGTATGTTTTGAAACAGGTGGGCAATATTTATCTATTTTGCCCGTGGACAGGATAAAATCGCTGGATTTTCATAACTCCTTTGTGGGGATAAGCCAGCCATTCACAGGACTTGAAGGATGCATATCAGCTGTATCAGAGGCTTTCGCAGCCAGAAGACATGCATTTCTTTACCATCTTTCCTCCCATGTATGGTCAGAGGAGACGGATTATGATCAAGGCGAAAAAACGAAAGATGGCCTGGCAAGTCAGTTTGTTCAGCAGTTTCCCACAGAGAGGATGGATAAGGCTGTGGCAAATATAGAAAATTTATTCTTTCAGGCGGAACATGGGAAGATCAGGGAAAAAGATATTATAGATCTGGTCTATGAGATAGAAAATGAACTTGAAAAAGCTTATAAAAATATTCTGACAGGTCAACAGCAGAATCTGTTTGAACGCAGATCGCCATTTTACTATAAAGATGCGTCAGAATATCTTACAGATTTTACTATATGGATGGAACAACTGAAACGTTGTCTTTTGGAGCAGCGTGGTGCTGACCAGAACCGGGGAAAGATTTTAGAAGCCACGGATTATATGAAGACACATTTCCGGGAAAATCTGAACATGGCTATGGTATCTAACTATGTTTCTATGAATTACTCTTTGTTTTCAATTACATTTAAAGAATATACGGGCATAAATTTTGTGAATTATCTCAAAAATCTGCGTATCAACGAGGCAAAGCACCTGCTTGAGACGACGGAGGAAAAGGTACTGGATATTGGCTATCAAGTAGGATATGAGAACGATAAACATTTTTTAAAGACATTTAAGAGTATCTGCGGTGTCTCGCCGACAGAATACAGAAAAAATTTTGAGTTCAAAAAGATTGATAAACATGACTAG
- a CDS encoding sensor histidine kinase: protein MKLWFEKLKLNQKITSTIMLIVIIPILLFSVGFYSNYKNNTVREVRTKTTNQVSEDYNQLKKIVEFSNMSAQSFLNNQELKGFLRRLKDHEDISVDEYLRFYRNNIAMLERQVNSNPYLYQIRVYADNNSFPEMMPILYHGDRMKELSWSGNYHSREWQFDYPDMIEGDSSGIRSDHLMALVSNITDDYGEVLGVVEVAVEMDEVFPGLYSSDIKNWGCFQSDEGGIYTFDSKENPWQKYQKEILNAAPKRKKGIHAFQTEIDGRKVILLSQPIKELQGTYIQLTSIETAMNDITLQRNLLITILFLIFFMLAMVVNLVIKGLLSKFYSTLSVVRKVQDGNMDVRVCDLGQDEMGELGVQINKMLDRIQTLMKENVDREVLIKNTEIKALQNQINTHFIYNVLESVKMMAEIDEEYEISDAVTALGGLLRYSMKWVSSDVTIMQELDYIKNYIQLMNLRYDFTIILSINVPDIIYEQQVPKMSLQPIVENAIIHGIEEIQEDSTVYIKAFLKGDDYEIEITDSGKGMTKDQVELLRKKISGEVQVHGGSGNGIGLKNVQDRIHMRFGKEYGLKLASKEGLFTKVTLLLPLTNVHSDGSLKSTQ, encoded by the coding sequence ATGAAATTATGGTTTGAAAAGTTAAAGCTAAATCAGAAAATCACGAGCACGATTATGCTGATTGTCATCATTCCTATATTGCTTTTCTCAGTTGGCTTTTATAGCAACTACAAAAACAATACAGTGCGTGAAGTCCGTACCAAGACGACCAATCAGGTGTCGGAGGATTATAATCAGCTGAAAAAAATTGTAGAATTTAGTAACATGTCTGCGCAGTCCTTTCTTAATAATCAAGAATTAAAGGGGTTTTTAAGAAGATTGAAGGATCATGAAGATATTTCTGTGGATGAGTACCTGAGATTTTACAGAAATAATATTGCTATGCTGGAGCGCCAGGTAAACAGTAATCCCTATTTGTACCAGATTCGGGTCTATGCGGATAATAATTCATTTCCGGAGATGATGCCGATTCTTTATCATGGGGACCGTATGAAAGAACTGTCCTGGAGCGGGAATTATCATTCCCGGGAATGGCAGTTTGACTATCCGGATATGATCGAGGGGGATTCATCCGGAATCAGATCAGATCATCTGATGGCTCTGGTAAGCAATATTACAGATGATTATGGAGAAGTTCTGGGAGTTGTTGAAGTGGCAGTAGAGATGGATGAGGTGTTCCCCGGGCTGTACTCTTCGGATATAAAGAATTGGGGATGTTTTCAAAGCGATGAGGGGGGCATCTATACTTTCGATTCAAAGGAAAATCCCTGGCAGAAGTATCAAAAAGAGATTCTGAATGCAGCCCCAAAGAGAAAAAAAGGAATTCATGCCTTCCAGACGGAAATTGACGGGAGAAAGGTGATACTTCTAAGTCAGCCGATTAAGGAGCTCCAGGGAACCTACATTCAGCTGACGAGTATTGAGACAGCTATGAATGATATAACGCTGCAGAGGAATTTACTGATTACAATTCTGTTTCTGATTTTTTTCATGCTTGCCATGGTAGTTAACCTGGTCATCAAGGGTCTTCTTAGTAAGTTTTACAGTACACTTTCTGTTGTGCGTAAAGTGCAGGATGGGAATATGGATGTCCGTGTTTGTGATTTAGGTCAGGATGAGATGGGAGAACTTGGAGTTCAGATTAATAAGATGCTGGATCGAATACAGACACTCATGAAAGAGAATGTGGACCGTGAAGTTCTGATTAAGAATACCGAGATTAAAGCTCTCCAAAACCAGATCAATACACACTTTATCTACAATGTACTGGAATCCGTGAAGATGATGGCGGAGATCGATGAAGAATATGAGATTTCTGATGCCGTCACTGCTTTGGGCGGCTTGCTTCGTTATTCTATGAAATGGGTTTCCAGTGATGTTACTATCATGCAGGAACTGGATTACATTAAAAATTATATCCAGCTTATGAATCTGAGGTATGATTTTACAATTATTTTGTCGATTAATGTACCAGATATCATCTATGAACAGCAGGTTCCCAAGATGTCCCTGCAGCCAATCGTAGAAAATGCAATTATTCATGGGATCGAGGAGATACAGGAGGACTCAACTGTATATATCAAGGCCTTTTTAAAGGGTGATGACTATGAAATAGAGATCACAGACTCCGGGAAAGGAATGACTAAAGATCAGGTAGAACTGCTGAGAAAAAAGATCAGCGGAGAAGTACAGGTACATGGAGGATCGGGAAACGGAATAGGACTTAAAAATGTCCAGGACAGAATTCACATGAGATTTGGAAAAGAATATGGACTGAAACTTGCCTCAAAAGAAGGACTGTTTACAAAAGTCACGCTTTTGCTGCCACTGACGAATGTGCACTCTGACGGGAGTCTGAAAAGCACGCAATAA
- a CDS encoding extracellular solute-binding protein codes for MKIRKIKYALFILILLLSAAGCQNSVTEKDEKTDKNSNPVKLDWYVNYSWFKTVWGKNEVSKAITDHTDVDIDYQIPKGNETDKLNAMIASDTLPDLVTIGWWETQNQEIIDKGQVYSLNDLARKYDPGFFDVLDESAVKWYTKSDGKIYGYPNSSYSPEDFKNNQIPSNQNFLVRKDIYETIGSPDMTTPEGFSDAVRKAYKTFPKVDENPLIPIGSDEFNENGANSFDQYLQAFLAVPYEEDGKYYDRNTDPEYLRWLKMFRQLGKEGYLKDEIFIDKRSQLESKLANGQYFCLFYQNTDIKDQVRTLNEKDPDSIYIPVEGPRNSKGDDPVLPVPGVHGWTVTYITKNCKDPKKALELIKYLISEEGQKMTYLGVEGSMYQMKDNRPVINPEVKKLLETDRKAYDAKYGADNTFWMLQDNVMQLKWSYEEDDPISAMKRWTYPYATYTAQYDMNFDENIKAAVIYKNQQKLWGDTLPRLLLAENDEEFDRILADYKEKREANGYETFVQEANERFQKNKELFGME; via the coding sequence ATGAAGATAAGAAAAATAAAATACGCTCTTTTTATCTTGATTTTATTGTTGTCGGCTGCAGGCTGTCAGAATTCAGTCACAGAGAAAGATGAAAAGACTGATAAAAATTCTAACCCTGTGAAGCTGGACTGGTATGTGAACTATTCCTGGTTCAAGACAGTCTGGGGAAAGAATGAGGTGTCGAAAGCAATCACCGATCATACAGATGTGGATATAGACTACCAGATTCCAAAAGGAAATGAGACAGATAAGCTCAATGCCATGATTGCATCAGACACGCTCCCGGATCTGGTGACGATCGGATGGTGGGAGACGCAAAATCAGGAAATTATTGATAAAGGCCAGGTCTATTCTTTAAATGATCTGGCCCGGAAGTATGATCCGGGTTTTTTTGATGTTTTGGATGAAAGTGCAGTAAAATGGTATACGAAGAGTGACGGGAAGATCTACGGATATCCAAATTCTTCTTATTCACCGGAGGATTTTAAGAATAATCAGATTCCATCGAATCAAAATTTTCTGGTCCGAAAAGATATCTATGAGACGATCGGAAGTCCGGATATGACGACGCCGGAAGGATTCTCTGACGCTGTCCGTAAGGCATACAAAACATTTCCAAAGGTGGACGAAAATCCTCTGATTCCCATCGGATCTGATGAATTCAATGAGAATGGGGCGAACTCCTTTGATCAGTATCTACAGGCTTTTTTGGCGGTTCCTTATGAAGAGGACGGAAAGTATTACGACAGAAACACAGATCCCGAGTACTTAAGATGGCTTAAGATGTTCCGACAGCTGGGCAAGGAAGGGTATCTGAAGGACGAGATATTCATTGATAAGAGATCTCAGCTTGAGAGCAAACTTGCCAATGGACAGTATTTTTGCCTTTTTTATCAGAATACCGATATCAAGGATCAGGTGAGAACTCTCAACGAGAAGGATCCGGACAGTATTTATATTCCCGTGGAAGGTCCGAGAAACTCAAAAGGTGATGACCCCGTCCTCCCGGTTCCAGGAGTGCATGGGTGGACAGTCACGTATATTACAAAAAACTGTAAGGACCCAAAGAAGGCACTTGAGCTGATAAAGTATCTGATCAGCGAAGAAGGACAGAAGATGACATATCTGGGTGTTGAGGGATCGATGTATCAGATGAAAGATAATAGGCCTGTGATCAATCCGGAGGTTAAGAAGCTTCTGGAGACGGACCGCAAGGCATATGATGCAAAGTATGGGGCTGATAATACATTCTGGATGCTGCAGGACAATGTCATGCAGCTGAAGTGGAGTTACGAAGAAGACGATCCCATCTCTGCCATGAAAAGATGGACATATCCATATGCCACGTATACGGCGCAGTATGATATGAATTTTGATGAAAATATCAAAGCTGCAGTCATATACAAAAATCAACAGAAATTATGGGGAGATACACTTCCACGACTTCTTCTTGCAGAAAATGATGAGGAATTTGACCGGATACTTGCTGATTATAAAGAAAAGAGAGAAGCTAACGGATACGAAACGTTTGTACAAGAGGCGAATGAGAGATTTCAGAAAAACAAAGAGCTGTTCGGCATGGAGTAA
- a CDS encoding carbohydrate ABC transporter permease, with amino-acid sequence MATKVKRSLIYIALILLAVICLLPFALMMINATRTGPEIVKSFTLVPGVALRDNWETVSGYFDLFRGMLNSVSVALPSTLLTSYFSALAAYALVMYAFKGNKVISTTIVIFMMIPGQLSLIGFYDLITNLGMIDTYWPLILPAVASPGVVFFLRQYLEGSLQPALVEAARIDGATEIHIFHKIILPLMSPGIATMAIGAFVGSWNNYLIPLILLNSPDKFTLPVMIASLNSSQDITRNQGAIYLAVAISVIPILIAFAFLSKYIIGSISAGGVKE; translated from the coding sequence ATGGCAACGAAAGTAAAGCGTAGCCTTATATATATTGCCCTTATTTTACTTGCTGTTATATGTCTGCTGCCCTTCGCTCTTATGATGATCAATGCCACGAGAACAGGTCCGGAAATTGTAAAATCTTTTACCCTTGTACCGGGTGTGGCTTTAAGGGACAACTGGGAAACAGTATCTGGATATTTCGACCTGTTTCGGGGTATGTTGAACAGCGTTTCGGTGGCACTGCCGTCAACTTTACTTACCTCATATTTTTCCGCGCTTGCGGCTTATGCGCTTGTGATGTATGCCTTTAAAGGCAACAAAGTGATCAGCACGACAATTGTCATCTTCATGATGATTCCGGGTCAGTTAAGTCTGATCGGTTTTTATGATCTGATAACGAATCTGGGCATGATTGATACTTACTGGCCACTGATTTTGCCGGCAGTTGCGTCTCCAGGGGTCGTATTCTTCCTTCGGCAGTATCTGGAAGGATCCCTGCAGCCGGCTCTTGTAGAGGCGGCAAGAATTGATGGTGCAACGGAGATCCATATATTTCATAAGATTATTCTTCCATTAATGTCACCGGGAATTGCAACTATGGCAATCGGTGCATTCGTGGGAAGCTGGAATAACTATTTGATTCCGTTAATTCTTTTGAATTCACCGGATAAGTTTACTTTGCCGGTAATGATTGCTTCTTTGAATTCTTCTCAGGATATTACGAGGAATCAGGGAGCCATCTATCTGGCAGTTGCAATATCTGTCATTCCGATACTGATTGCATTTGCATTCCTTTCGAAATATATCATTGGAAGTATCTCGGCAGGCGGAGTAAAAGAATAA
- a CDS encoding carbohydrate ABC transporter permease, translated as MASETKVKKKKKKNLNNTGYLFVAPFVIAFLIFNVYPVLRTLYLSFTDYKGFGDAIFSGGANYSRVLHDKFFWRALGNTAKIWGVNIVLQLGLALLLTIVFSDIKYKIRGLGIFRALYYLPNLIAATSVAFLFKTLLDWRYGTINQMLMGIGMMKNPVDWLGSPGTAPYVISVISAWMWFGNSFIMLMAGVQGISRDYFEAAAIDGAGRFKVFTKITMPLLRPIMLYVGITSLIGGLQMFDLPFLISGGTGGKPSGSTQTVVMYLYKFGFETNQVGFASAIAYVLFAIILVFSVIQFKAMYGKKKGEVA; from the coding sequence ATGGCATCTGAGACAAAAGTGAAAAAGAAAAAAAAGAAAAATCTCAACAACACTGGTTATCTGTTTGTGGCTCCATTTGTGATCGCTTTTTTGATCTTTAACGTTTATCCGGTTCTCAGAACCTTATACTTAAGCTTTACAGATTACAAGGGTTTTGGAGATGCAATTTTTTCCGGAGGTGCCAATTATTCGAGAGTTCTGCACGATAAGTTCTTTTGGAGGGCACTTGGGAACACCGCTAAGATTTGGGGTGTCAATATTGTTTTACAGCTGGGTCTGGCTCTTCTTCTGACAATTGTGTTCAGCGACATTAAGTACAAAATTCGCGGACTTGGTATTTTCCGGGCGTTATACTATCTTCCGAATTTGATTGCTGCAACGTCTGTGGCATTTCTGTTTAAGACTTTGCTGGATTGGAGATACGGTACAATCAATCAGATGCTGATGGGTATTGGAATGATGAAAAATCCAGTCGATTGGCTGGGCTCTCCGGGAACGGCACCCTATGTGATCTCCGTAATCAGTGCCTGGATGTGGTTCGGCAATTCATTCATCATGCTTATGGCTGGTGTACAGGGAATCTCGAGAGACTACTTTGAAGCGGCGGCGATAGACGGTGCAGGAAGATTTAAAGTATTTACAAAGATCACGATGCCGCTTTTGAGACCAATTATGCTCTATGTCGGTATTACCTCTCTGATTGGCGGACTTCAGATGTTCGACCTTCCGTTCCTGATCTCCGGTGGAACAGGTGGAAAACCAAGTGGTAGTACACAAACTGTGGTAATGTATCTGTACAAATTTGGATTTGAGACGAATCAGGTAGGATTTGCATCGGCGATTGCCTATGTTCTGTTTGCGATTATTCTGGTTTTCTCGGTTATTCAGTTTAAAGCGATGTATGGAAAGAAAAAAGGGGAGGTGGCTTGA